From Eretmochelys imbricata isolate rEreImb1 chromosome 17, rEreImb1.hap1, whole genome shotgun sequence, a single genomic window includes:
- the MRM3 gene encoding rRNA methyltransferase 3, mitochondrial, which produces MAALRGLTLGPAAALLRAEPGGAGAAAAAGRRWVRALRRSPVRVLPPREEQRAAAPAGREPAEPKGARPAPEKSPAGQELRYEKAEPGDRRLGKVVTIAKSKKFRDQHGKILLEGQRLIKDALDAGAVPQTLFFSTVGHLKELPEEKLKKTTLVKVKFEDIKNWSDLIAPQGLIGIFSRPDHAKMTYPAVHLQNLLPLSLICDNLRDPGNLGTILRSAAGAGCSKVLLTKGCVDPWEPKVLRAGMGAHFRLPIIANLEWESISHYLPTGTQVHVADSRNPRTQDKMEDVSGKVSSYGWVSRPYNLKAQIGREDLAFDSESKEEGTDEAWFPELDTQCYHENWTRAPAAAVVIGGETHGLSTEALRLAESTGGKRLIIPVVPGVDSLNSAMAASILLFEGKRQLQLRKKQESKRQTLPALG; this is translated from the exons ATGGCGGCGCTCAGGGGCCTCACTTTGGGTCCTGCCGCTGCCTTGCTCCGGGCTGAGCCGGGAGGAGCCGGGGCGGCTGCGGCTGCGGGGCGGCGCTGGGTGCGGGCGCTGCGGCGGAGCCCGGTCCGCGTGCTGCCCCCCCGCGAAGAGCAGAGAGCAGCCGCCCCGGCCGGGCGGGAGCCCGCGGAGCCGAAGGGAGCCCGGCCGGCCCCGGAGAAGAGCCCGGCCGGGCAGGAGCTGCGCTACGAGAAGGCGGAGCCCGGAGAcaggaggctggg AAAAGTGGTGACTATTGCCAAGTCAAAGAAGTTTCGCGATCAGCATGGGAAGATTCTGCTGGAGGGTCAGAGACTTATCAAGGATGCCCTGGACGCTGGAGCAGTGCCCCAGACTCTCTTCTTCAGTACTGTGGGGCACCTAAAGGAACTGCCTGAGGAAAAGCTGAAGAAAACCACTCTAGTTAAGGTGAAGTTTGAAGACATTAAGAACTGGTCTGACCTCATAGCTCCTCAAGGGCTGATAG GAATCTTTTCCAGACCTGACCATGCCAAGATGACTTACCCAGCTGTCCATCTACAGAATTTGTTGCCCCTGTCCCTTATCTGTGACAATCTCCGCGATCCAGGAAACCTGGGGACTATACTGAGATCTGCAGCTGGAGCAGGCTGCAGCAAAGTGCTGCTCACCAAAG GCTGCGTGGATCCTTGGGAGCCCAAAGTGCTTCGTGCAGGCATGGGGGCTCACTTCCGCCTGCCCATCATTGCCAATCTGGAGTGGGAATCCATTTCCCACTATCTTCCCACAGGCACGCAGGTCCACGTGGCCGATAGCCGCAACCCAAGAACACAGGACAAGATGGAGGATGTGTCGGGAAAGGTCAGCAGCTATGGCTGGGTTTCCAGACCTTACAACTTGAAGGCTCAGATAGGCAGAGAGGACTTGGCTTTTGATTCAGAGAGCAAGGAGGAGGGAACAGATGAGGCCTGGTTCCCAGAACTTGACACTCAGTGTTACCACGAGAACTGGACacgggctccagcagcagcagtggtgaTAGGTGGGGAGACCCATGGTTTGAGCACAGAAGCACTTCGGCTAGCAGAGAGCACGGGGGGAAAGAGACTGATTATTCCTGTTGTCCCAGGTGTGGACAGTTTGAACTCAGCCATGGCTGCGAGCATCCTGTTGTTTGAGGGGAAGAGACAATTGCAGTTGAGGAAGAAGCAAGAAAGCAAAAGACAGACGTTGCCTGCCTTGGGCTAA
- the GLOD4 gene encoding glyoxalase domain-containing protein 4, whose product MGVRRALHFVFKVGNRGQSVRFYRELLGMRILRHEEFEEGCKATCNGPYDGKWSKTMVGYGPEDDHFVAELTYNYGVGEYRLGSDFLGMTLMSSQAVSNARKMGWPLKEVAKGIFETEAPGGYKFYLEDKEQPQQDPVLKVTLAVSNLQKSVSYWSDLLGMKIYETNEEKQRALLGYADNQCKLELQGIGGAVNHATAFGRIAFSCPKEELPNIEALMKKEKQKILTPLVSLDTPGKATVQVVILADPDNHEICFVGDEAFRELSKMDPNGNKLLDDAMAADKSDEWFAKHKMQKTSA is encoded by the exons ATGGGAGTCCGCCGCGCGCTGCATTTCGTGTTCAAagtggggaaccgcggccagagCGTCCGCTTCTACCGCGAGCTGCTGGGCATGAGG ATTCTAAGACATGAAGAATTTGAGGAAGGATGCAAAGCTACTTGTAATGG CCCTTATGATGGAAAGTGGAGCAAAACAATGGTGGGCTATGGGCCCGAAGATGATCACTTTGTTGCAGAGTTGACCTACAATTATGGAGTTGGAGAGTATCGACTCGGCAGTGACTTTCTG GGCATGACTCTTATGTCCAGCCAGGCAGTGAGCAATGCCAGGAAGATGGGATGGCCACTCAAAGAAGTTGCAAAGGGTATATTTGAAACtgaagccccaggaggatacaagTTCTACCTGGAAGACAAAGAACAACCACAGCAAG ATCCCGTGCTAAAAGTAACTTTGGCAGTCTCGAACCTGCAGAAGTCTGTTAGCTACTGGTCTGATCTGCTGGGAATGAAAATTTATGAGACGAATGAGGAAAAGCAAAGGGCTTTGCTAGGCTATGCAGATAACCAG TGTAAATTGGAGCTGCAGGGCATTGGCGGAGCAGTGAATCATGCCACAGCTTTTGGGCGGATTGCCTTCTCTTGCCCAAAGGAAGAG TTGCCAAACATTGAAGCACTGATGAAGAAGGAGAAGCAGAAGATTTTAACGCCCCTAGTTAGCTTGGACACCCCTGGAAAAGCAACAGTGCAAGTGGTTATCCTGGCTGATCCC GACAACCATGAAATCTGCTTTGTAGGAGATGAGGCATTTAGAGAGCTTTCCAAGATGGATCCCAATGGCAACAAGCTGTTAGATGAT GCGATGGCAGCAGACAAAAGTGACGAGTGGTTTGCTAAGCACAAAATGCAGAAGACTTCTGCTTAG